A section of the Spirosoma pollinicola genome encodes:
- a CDS encoding YdcF family protein, with protein MFYFFSKTITYLLTPAGWLITALLFAFFVKKAHYRRISIGFGLCVFWLFGNSFLMNELALWWEYPVQPNRLAFTDSTNRVAVVLTGGMINGQKEIPATAPTQYGTQRFLLGHEADRAGQALYLYKTGAVQKILISGGAGDLPFQPTAISDEGQMTAQFLIVAGVRPNDVILENKSRNTHENALFTADMLRKQFGTNRCVLVTSAWHMRRAMACFRKEGVQVTPFPSSFMSTSRSFSPGEWLLPREESFSESYFLIRELVGYITYKVAGYL; from the coding sequence ATGTTTTATTTCTTTTCTAAAACGATTACCTACCTGCTCACCCCGGCAGGTTGGCTTATAACGGCACTACTGTTCGCATTTTTTGTAAAAAAAGCCCATTACCGTCGTATATCGATTGGTTTTGGGCTTTGTGTCTTCTGGCTCTTTGGTAATTCCTTTCTAATGAACGAGCTGGCTTTATGGTGGGAATATCCCGTTCAGCCTAACCGACTGGCCTTTACCGATTCAACGAACCGGGTGGCGGTTGTGCTGACAGGTGGCATGATAAACGGGCAGAAAGAAATTCCCGCAACGGCGCCTACGCAATATGGCACCCAACGTTTTTTATTAGGTCATGAAGCCGACAGGGCCGGACAGGCACTCTATCTGTATAAAACCGGTGCTGTGCAGAAAATTCTGATTAGCGGTGGTGCGGGCGACTTACCTTTTCAGCCCACAGCAATTAGCGACGAAGGCCAGATGACAGCGCAATTTTTGATCGTAGCCGGTGTTCGGCCAAACGATGTAATTCTGGAAAACAAGTCCCGTAATACCCATGAAAACGCGCTATTTACTGCTGATATGCTCAGGAAGCAGTTCGGTACAAATCGGTGTGTGCTGGTAACGTCGGCCTGGCATATGCGCCGGGCAATGGCCTGCTTTCGAAAAGAAGGTGTTCAGGTAACACCCTTCCCCAGTAGTTTTATGAGTACCAGCCGGTCGTTTTCGCCGGGCGAGTGGCTGCTCCCACGCGAAGAGTCCTTCAGCGAATCCTATTTTCTAATTCGCGAACTGGTTGGGTATATTACCTACAAAGTTGCAGGCTATCTGTAG
- a CDS encoding TlpA family protein disulfide reductase, whose amino-acid sequence MKKLLLAAVLGLALLPQAWAQSTTPTANDGFRITGRIKGLKDTTCVLAHYFGATQYITKDTARVDGVGNMVFEGKKTLPEGLFIVVTPKNRYIEFLITDDQQFSFETDTADVIKNMKVSGSKENELFYGYQQQLGKLSEEAQALNVERKMRNDAVSTAMVNKKMSDLQKQATEYRSQFLKENSGSFAVKLLKATAEPEVPPAPKLANGRPDSLWVFNYFKGHFWDDFDFADERFVRTPILQRKIERYIKELTVQVPDSLIKEADFMVNKALAGKSKEVKYYTIYYITSQYEQPKVMGTDGLFVHMFEKYYKTGVMTVSDSSTLKSIGERVATLKPNLVGKILVAPVISDTLRRPIAFQNIKADYTIVFFYSPTCGHCRDSAPKLKKFVDDYKGKGVEVVAIAIDQSPEDWKKFIKEFKLGNAINGYDYTYRTDYRHQYDVWTTPTVYVLDKDKKIIARKLPAEQVEDFMLFHKRQEGAKKTAATTAKASVKK is encoded by the coding sequence ATGAAAAAACTCCTCTTAGCCGCTGTACTCGGTTTGGCTTTATTACCGCAAGCCTGGGCGCAGTCAACCACCCCAACCGCCAATGATGGCTTCAGAATTACCGGTCGTATTAAAGGACTGAAGGACACCACCTGCGTGCTAGCTCATTATTTCGGGGCTACTCAATACATTACCAAAGACACTGCCCGCGTCGATGGCGTGGGCAACATGGTTTTTGAAGGCAAAAAAACGCTGCCCGAAGGCCTATTTATTGTTGTAACGCCTAAGAATCGATACATCGAATTTTTAATTACCGACGATCAGCAGTTCTCATTCGAGACCGATACGGCAGATGTTATCAAGAATATGAAGGTGTCGGGCTCGAAAGAAAACGAGTTGTTTTACGGCTATCAGCAACAGCTTGGTAAACTTTCAGAAGAAGCTCAGGCATTGAATGTAGAGCGGAAAATGCGCAATGATGCCGTTTCAACCGCTATGGTTAACAAGAAAATGAGCGATTTGCAGAAACAGGCCACCGAATACCGCAGTCAGTTTCTAAAAGAAAATTCAGGTTCGTTTGCCGTAAAGCTTCTCAAAGCCACTGCCGAGCCCGAGGTTCCACCCGCGCCCAAACTCGCCAACGGTCGGCCCGATTCGCTTTGGGTATTTAACTACTTTAAAGGGCATTTCTGGGATGATTTCGACTTCGCCGACGAACGCTTTGTCCGGACGCCCATCCTGCAACGTAAGATTGAGCGCTACATTAAAGAACTGACCGTTCAGGTACCCGATTCGCTCATCAAAGAGGCCGACTTCATGGTGAATAAGGCCCTGGCGGGTAAAAGTAAAGAGGTTAAATACTACACGATCTATTACATCACAAGCCAGTATGAGCAACCCAAAGTAATGGGTACCGATGGCTTGTTTGTACACATGTTCGAGAAGTATTACAAGACCGGTGTCATGACGGTTTCGGATTCATCGACGCTGAAAAGCATTGGCGAACGGGTTGCCACGCTAAAGCCCAATCTGGTAGGTAAAATTCTGGTTGCACCTGTCATCAGCGACACCCTCCGCCGACCTATTGCCTTTCAGAACATCAAAGCCGACTACACGATTGTCTTTTTCTATTCACCCACCTGCGGGCATTGCCGCGATAGTGCGCCTAAGCTCAAGAAGTTTGTAGACGACTACAAAGGCAAAGGCGTTGAAGTTGTGGCCATTGCCATCGACCAAAGCCCGGAAGACTGGAAGAAGTTCATTAAAGAATTTAAACTAGGCAACGCCATCAATGGCTACGACTACACATACCGCACAGACTATCGACATCAATATGACGTCTGGACAACGCCAACGGTATATGTGCTTGATAAGGACAAAAAGATCATTGCCCGCAAACTACCCGCCGAGCAAGTAGAAGATTTTATGCTGTTTCACAAACGGCAGGAAGGCGCCAAAAAGACGGCGGCTACCACGGCTAAAGCAAGTGTGAAGAAGTAA
- the pfkA gene encoding 6-phosphofructokinase: protein MKRVAVFTSGGDAPGMNACIRAVVRGAVYHGLEVFGIRRGYSGMINGDIFQMSSHSVSNIVQRGGTILKSARSKEFMTPEGRAKAYEQIKKFDIEGLIAIGGNGTFTGATLFFDEYGIPTVGAPGTIDNDLYGTDHTIGFDTAVNTALEAIDKIRDTADSHDRIFLIEVMGRDSGYIAIQSGIAGGAEMVMVPEVLTPISEVVETLKAGWSRQKSSSIVVIAEGEEAGNAAEIAEKIRQQVQSDIDMRVTTLGHIQRGGIPTAYDRILASRLGLGALEGLMNGEQNVMAGIVNNELVYTPFRDTIRLPKPISEDLLRMVKILSV from the coding sequence ATGAAACGAGTAGCTGTTTTTACCTCGGGTGGAGACGCACCGGGTATGAACGCCTGCATCCGGGCTGTTGTTCGGGGGGCGGTCTATCACGGTCTTGAAGTATTCGGTATCCGCCGGGGATACAGCGGAATGATAAATGGCGATATTTTTCAAATGTCTTCGCATTCGGTGAGCAATATCGTTCAACGCGGAGGCACCATCCTGAAATCGGCCCGCAGCAAAGAATTCATGACGCCCGAAGGCCGTGCAAAGGCATACGAACAAATAAAGAAGTTCGACATTGAAGGCCTCATAGCCATCGGCGGCAACGGTACGTTTACGGGCGCTACACTCTTTTTCGATGAATACGGCATTCCAACCGTTGGCGCTCCCGGAACAATCGATAACGACCTTTATGGAACCGACCACACCATCGGTTTCGATACCGCCGTAAATACCGCACTCGAAGCGATTGATAAAATTCGTGACACCGCCGACTCACACGACCGGATCTTCCTGATCGAAGTGATGGGCCGCGACTCTGGCTATATTGCCATTCAGTCGGGTATTGCCGGTGGTGCCGAAATGGTTATGGTGCCCGAAGTACTTACGCCTATTTCGGAGGTTGTCGAAACGCTGAAAGCCGGTTGGAGTCGTCAGAAATCGTCGTCTATCGTTGTCATTGCCGAAGGTGAAGAAGCAGGAAACGCGGCTGAGATCGCCGAAAAAATCCGTCAGCAGGTACAATCTGATATTGACATGCGGGTTACAACACTGGGGCACATCCAGCGGGGCGGTATTCCTACTGCCTACGACCGGATTCTGGCCAGTCGATTGGGGCTTGGCGCTTTGGAAGGCCTCATGAACGGCGAGCAGAATGTAATGGCGGGTATCGTTAATAATGAGCTGGTTTATACGCCCTTCCGCGATACGATTCGCCTGCCCAAACCCATTAGCGAAGACTTACTCAGGATGGTTAAAATTCTGTCCGTATAA
- a CDS encoding glycosyltransferase family 4 protein, giving the protein MRVTHLSNYHLFGGAAVAANRLHRALQKQVWTDRSVESTMLVGVPNRLETHKPEPGVLYLANNFLAEQTAFGRFVAERLYFLPYERDSSVRFQFSPAKFGANLSFHPAIQQADLLHLHWINFGFLSLSGLQSLFELGKPIVWTLHDQWAFTGGCHYSRGCDHFLSHCRNCPYLKKPGEHDLSYKVFEQKKQLFGKANVHFTPPSQWLADEAQRSALLRKFPFTVIPYAIDQTVFQPVTRTNADTHLDLPNTGSPRLLFGSANVTDTRKGFAYFAEALTLLHRQYPELTPEILIFGKGRSYLFNELPYTVRHLGLLTSEDDIVAAYNAADAMVVPSLEDNLPNTVIEAMACGTPVVGFRTGGIPEMIDHEQNGYLADVGSAQQLANGLAFILKHPNPRELRQQARQSAETRFSEQVVARQHIELYSRLMSERVNE; this is encoded by the coding sequence GTGAGAGTTACGCACCTGAGCAACTACCATTTGTTTGGCGGGGCGGCTGTGGCGGCCAACCGGCTCCATCGGGCTTTGCAAAAACAGGTCTGGACAGATCGCAGCGTAGAGAGTACGATGCTCGTTGGCGTACCAAACCGGCTCGAAACGCATAAACCTGAACCGGGGGTACTGTATCTGGCCAATAATTTCCTGGCCGAGCAAACGGCCTTTGGGCGATTTGTAGCCGAGCGATTGTATTTTCTGCCTTACGAGCGCGATTCATCGGTGCGGTTTCAGTTTTCGCCCGCTAAGTTTGGTGCGAACCTCAGCTTTCATCCGGCAATTCAACAGGCCGATCTGTTACACCTGCACTGGATCAACTTTGGTTTTTTATCCCTCAGTGGCCTGCAATCCCTATTCGAGTTGGGCAAGCCTATCGTCTGGACACTACATGACCAGTGGGCCTTTACGGGTGGATGCCACTATTCGCGCGGCTGCGACCATTTTTTAAGCCATTGCCGCAACTGCCCTTACCTGAAAAAACCGGGTGAACACGACCTGTCATACAAAGTTTTTGAGCAGAAGAAGCAGCTCTTCGGTAAGGCCAATGTGCATTTTACGCCACCTAGCCAATGGCTGGCTGATGAAGCCCAACGAAGTGCATTGTTGCGTAAGTTTCCATTCACGGTTATTCCATACGCCATCGACCAGACCGTGTTTCAGCCTGTTACGCGAACGAATGCCGATACACACCTGGATCTGCCCAATACAGGCTCGCCCCGGCTCCTGTTTGGTAGCGCCAACGTGACCGACACGCGCAAAGGATTTGCCTATTTTGCGGAGGCCCTGACGTTACTTCACCGGCAATACCCGGAACTAACTCCCGAAATTTTGATATTTGGCAAAGGCCGCTCTTATCTGTTTAATGAGTTGCCTTACACGGTTCGACACCTTGGCTTGCTCACGTCGGAAGACGATATTGTGGCGGCCTACAACGCAGCCGATGCGATGGTTGTGCCCTCATTGGAAGACAACCTGCCCAACACCGTTATTGAAGCAATGGCCTGCGGCACGCCCGTTGTTGGCTTCCGAACGGGGGGGATTCCCGAAATGATCGACCACGAGCAAAACGGTTATCTGGCCGATGTTGGCTCAGCCCAGCAACTCGCCAACGGACTGGCCTTTATACTAAAGCACCCAAATCCACGCGAATTACGCCAACAAGCCCGCCAATCGGCAGAAACCCGTTTCTCTGAACAAGTCGTAGCCCGGCAGCATATAGAACTGTACAGTCGATTAATGAGTGAAAGAGTGAACGAGTGA
- a CDS encoding DUF3276 family protein yields MEERDREKIYSKRVRAGKRTYFFDVKATRTNDYYLTITESRRHPQGEGFVYEKHKMFLYKEDFDKFVEALKETVDHVKTELMPEVDFAQFVQRERDEQDDFASELKWE; encoded by the coding sequence GTGGAAGAGAGAGACCGGGAGAAGATTTACTCGAAACGGGTTAGGGCGGGAAAACGAACGTATTTTTTTGACGTTAAAGCAACCCGCACAAACGACTATTACCTAACCATTACCGAAAGTCGCCGACACCCGCAAGGCGAGGGATTTGTCTATGAAAAGCACAAAATGTTTCTCTACAAAGAAGACTTCGACAAGTTTGTTGAAGCCCTCAAAGAAACGGTCGACCACGTGAAAACAGAGCTTATGCCCGAAGTAGACTTCGCCCAATTCGTTCAGCGTGAACGGGACGAACAGGATGACTTCGCCAGTGAGCTAAAATGGGAGTAG
- a CDS encoding septal ring lytic transglycosylase RlpA family protein yields the protein MSLIMSIMLFFSNINPAEALPSLIQKGKASFYSKKFNGRKTAYGERVSAESLEGAHRQFPLNTLVEVTNLDNQRSVIVRINDRGPFAKGRVIDLTLAAAHALGMVSKGIANVSLRVVGKGHAIALSTSAFTTPIAFQPMLEPVM from the coding sequence ATGAGTTTAATCATGTCCATTATGTTGTTTTTTAGCAACATAAACCCGGCGGAGGCTCTCCCGAGCCTCATACAGAAAGGCAAAGCGTCTTTTTATTCCAAGAAGTTCAATGGTCGCAAGACCGCTTACGGTGAGCGCGTTAGCGCCGAATCCCTAGAAGGTGCCCACCGCCAATTCCCCTTAAACACGTTGGTTGAAGTCACTAACCTTGACAACCAACGTTCAGTAATTGTACGAATCAATGATCGGGGGCCTTTTGCAAAAGGTCGTGTCATTGATCTCACCCTTGCAGCAGCGCATGCACTTGGTATGGTTTCTAAAGGAATCGCTAATGTATCGCTCCGGGTTGTTGGCAAAGGTCATGCTATCGCATTATCGACGTCTGCCTTTACAACACCGATTGCTTTTCAGCCGATGCTGGAGCCAGTTATGTAA
- the ychF gene encoding redox-regulated ATPase YchF, whose amino-acid sequence MGLQCGIVGLPNVGKSTLFNAISSGKAEAANYPFCTIEPNVGVVTVPDERLDALEGLVKPQRVVPTIIEFVDIAGLVKGASQGAGLGNKFLANIKEVDAIVHVVRCFDDDNIVHVEGKVNPVSDKEIIDIELQLKDLESVDKKIQRIDKAARVGDAKAKGELEILKLYKTALEAGKSARTVQVSLEERETAIGDISLMTVKPVIYVANVDEGSLPNGNAYSDMLREAVKDEGAEVIIISAGIESQIAEMEDPEEREMFLGEYGLTESGLSQLIKASYKLLGLITYFTAGVKEVRAWTIHRGWKAPQAAGVIHSDFERKFIRAQVMKIPDFAQFKTEAGVREAGKLAVEGKEYVVQDGDIMEFLHSA is encoded by the coding sequence ATGGGACTTCAATGTGGAATCGTGGGTTTGCCGAATGTAGGTAAATCAACGCTGTTTAACGCAATATCGAGCGGAAAGGCCGAAGCGGCTAATTACCCGTTCTGCACAATAGAACCCAATGTTGGGGTTGTTACCGTGCCCGACGAACGCCTTGACGCGCTCGAAGGGCTGGTAAAACCGCAGCGCGTGGTGCCAACGATTATTGAATTTGTTGACATTGCCGGGTTGGTAAAAGGAGCCAGCCAGGGTGCTGGTCTGGGCAATAAATTTCTGGCTAACATTAAGGAAGTCGATGCCATTGTTCACGTGGTTCGGTGCTTCGACGATGACAACATTGTTCACGTTGAAGGCAAAGTTAACCCTGTGTCGGATAAAGAAATTATCGACATCGAGTTGCAACTGAAAGATTTAGAATCGGTTGACAAGAAAATTCAGCGGATCGACAAAGCCGCCCGTGTTGGTGATGCCAAAGCAAAAGGCGAACTGGAAATCCTGAAACTGTACAAAACGGCGCTCGAAGCCGGTAAAAGCGCGCGCACGGTACAAGTATCACTCGAAGAACGGGAAACCGCCATCGGCGACATTTCGCTGATGACTGTGAAGCCCGTTATCTACGTCGCCAATGTAGATGAAGGATCGCTACCAAACGGAAATGCCTATTCTGACATGCTTCGGGAAGCGGTGAAAGATGAAGGCGCAGAGGTCATTATTATCAGCGCGGGTATCGAATCGCAGATTGCCGAAATGGAAGACCCAGAAGAGCGTGAAATGTTCCTGGGCGAATATGGTTTAACCGAGTCGGGGTTAAGCCAACTTATCAAAGCATCGTATAAATTATTAGGCCTGATCACCTATTTCACCGCAGGTGTGAAGGAAGTTCGTGCCTGGACCATTCACCGGGGCTGGAAAGCACCCCAGGCGGCTGGCGTTATCCACTCCGATTTTGAACGAAAGTTCATTCGGGCGCAGGTCATGAAGATTCCCGATTTTGCACAGTTTAAAACCGAAGCGGGCGTTCGTGAAGCCGGTAAATTAGCCGTAGAAGGAAAAGAATACGTCGTGCAGGATGGCGACATTATGGAATTCCTGCACAGTGCGTAG
- a CDS encoding DUF58 domain-containing protein, with protein sequence MKQPLNLGQVRSFGNVEFLARQLVEGFITGLHKSPFHGFSVEFAEHRLYNTGETTRHIDWKVFGKTEKLFVKRYEEETNLRCHLLIDTSSSMYYPEANYGKMTFSVMASACLAYMLQRQKDAVSLTTFADQIDLQTQVKSTPSHVHKLFTQLDLLMQQPKPLRKTSAAEVIHQVAEKINKRSLVVIFSDMFDNSEKADALFSALQHLRHNLHEVLLFHVTDKKTEEDFDFDECPYEFIDLETGEKVKLQPGQVRETYQQAVKTYFQELKMRCGQYKIDFIEADIAQGFDQILNAYLVKRTKMR encoded by the coding sequence ATGAAACAACCCCTTAATCTGGGCCAGGTGCGTTCGTTTGGAAACGTCGAGTTTTTGGCCCGTCAACTAGTCGAAGGATTCATTACAGGGCTGCACAAATCACCCTTTCATGGGTTCTCTGTCGAGTTTGCCGAACACCGTCTCTACAATACCGGCGAAACAACACGGCACATCGACTGGAAAGTGTTTGGCAAAACAGAAAAACTGTTTGTTAAACGATATGAGGAGGAAACGAATCTGCGGTGTCATCTACTGATCGACACGTCGTCGTCAATGTATTATCCGGAAGCCAATTATGGGAAAATGACGTTTAGCGTAATGGCGTCTGCCTGTTTGGCTTATATGCTCCAACGGCAAAAAGATGCCGTAAGTCTAACCACGTTTGCCGATCAAATTGACCTGCAAACTCAGGTCAAATCGACGCCTTCGCACGTTCATAAGTTATTTACGCAGTTAGACCTGCTGATGCAGCAACCTAAGCCCCTGCGCAAAACCTCAGCCGCCGAAGTAATTCACCAGGTAGCCGAAAAGATCAACAAGCGCTCGCTGGTGGTGATTTTCAGCGATATGTTCGACAATAGTGAAAAAGCCGATGCGCTGTTTTCGGCTTTGCAACACCTGCGTCATAATCTGCACGAAGTATTGCTGTTTCACGTAACGGACAAGAAAACAGAGGAAGATTTCGATTTTGATGAATGCCCTTACGAATTTATTGACCTGGAAACGGGCGAGAAGGTGAAACTTCAGCCGGGACAAGTGCGCGAAACCTACCAGCAAGCCGTAAAGACATATTTCCAGGAACTGAAGATGCGCTGTGGTCAGTATAAAATCGACTTCATCGAAGCCGACATTGCGCAGGGATTCGACCAGATTTTGAATGCTTATCTGGTGAAGCGGACAAAGATGAGGTAA
- a CDS encoding glycosyltransferase family 2 protein codes for MPTISIITITYNAERFLERTIHSIVAQQAADFEYIVVDGASTDGTLDIIKRFEANVTTWISEPDKGLYDAMNKGLHLAKGEYVWFMNAGDEIHDPQTLPNLLARIKAEAVDVYYSDALFVREEQGIVRPVGLRSQVTPHTLPHNLTWRDMALGMKVCHQAFVVKRAVAPDYLTNNLSADLDWEIRCLKAATTIAFLPFVLCKYLLGGLSVQQHRRSLIDRFKVLVSHFGLLSTIMNHAQIVWRATQFKSNN; via the coding sequence ATGCCAACCATTTCTATCATCACTATTACTTACAATGCCGAGCGGTTTCTGGAGCGTACGATACATAGTATTGTCGCTCAGCAAGCCGCCGACTTCGAGTATATTGTTGTTGATGGGGCTTCTACAGATGGGACGCTGGACATTATTAAACGATTTGAGGCCAACGTTACTACCTGGATATCGGAACCCGATAAAGGACTGTACGATGCCATGAATAAAGGGCTGCACCTCGCCAAAGGTGAGTATGTCTGGTTTATGAATGCGGGCGACGAAATCCATGACCCACAAACGTTGCCAAACCTGCTGGCTCGGATCAAAGCCGAAGCGGTCGATGTTTACTATAGCGACGCCTTATTTGTCCGTGAAGAACAGGGCATAGTCAGGCCAGTCGGTTTGCGGAGTCAGGTAACGCCCCATACGTTGCCGCACAACCTGACCTGGCGCGACATGGCACTCGGCATGAAAGTATGCCATCAGGCTTTTGTTGTGAAACGAGCTGTTGCACCCGATTATCTGACCAATAACCTGAGTGCCGATCTTGACTGGGAAATTCGCTGTTTGAAGGCAGCTACTACCATTGCGTTTCTCCCTTTTGTGTTGTGCAAGTACTTGCTGGGTGGATTATCTGTTCAACAACACCGACGCTCGCTTATAGATCGGTTCAAAGTACTTGTGTCGCATTTCGGTCTACTATCAACGATTATGAATCATGCTCAGATCGTATGGCGGGCAACTCAATTTAAAAGCAATAATTAA